In one window of Reinekea forsetii DNA:
- a CDS encoding STAS domain-containing protein: MAVTASTNGNTIKLKVSGRFDFSSHQEFRQIYESVSVEVTNYIVDMAEATYLDSSALGMLLLMRDHAGGDNANIDIVNCNEDVKKILTISNFGQLFKIS, encoded by the coding sequence ATGGCAGTCACTGCATCAACGAACGGTAACACGATCAAATTGAAGGTTTCAGGTCGATTTGATTTCAGTTCCCATCAAGAATTCCGGCAAATTTACGAATCGGTCTCGGTCGAGGTCACCAACTATATAGTCGATATGGCCGAAGCGACCTACTTGGACAGCTCAGCCCTGGGCATGCTGTTGCTAATGCGCGACCACGCCGGTGGCGATAACGCCAATATTGATATAGTCAACTGTAATGAAGATGTTAAAAAAATCTTAACCATCTCAAACTTTGGGCAATTGTTTAAAATTAGTTAA
- a CDS encoding ATP-binding SpoIIE family protein phosphatase: protein MNSSLRILIADDNESDRMILRSIVSKEGHEVILAANGEEAIRLFWEHRPDLILLDVIMPIMDGLSVAKELRSRLAEDYVPIVFLTSLQDPESLAKCLDSGGDDFLSKPYNRVILKAKIKAFGRMRLMHEKLQAHNRQMLIEQQVAKTIFDNVAHSGCLDLANISHSLSPLSVFNGDTVLAERKPDGGLHLFLGDFTGHGLPAAIGAMPLAEIFYGMTAKGFAMEEVLREINSKLRGILPVGVFCCGCFVELNFYEKHAKIWLGGLPDIVCFRAESQTIETFRASNLPLGVLDAHQFQPEFINLTMADNDELFIWSDGIIEARNEAGEFFGEDRLQAIFKQSAVNTLFSSILTAVERFVGETGADDDLTLLSVKMVDMDVLGLPDLENKRGSLVGPQDWELSYTLGPLTLRGFNPLPLVLNIITEVEGLRGLSGQLYTLLAELYSNALEHGVLSLSSALKSSTDGFSAYYAERERRLSVLTEGKIIISVSHYPEATGGVLEVTISDSGQGFDHQLFLARDVPDDGCSGRGLRLIDGICEDFYYNPTGNAVTALLRWPSSR, encoded by the coding sequence ATGAACTCTTCACTGCGCATTTTGATCGCTGATGACAACGAATCCGATCGGATGATATTGCGCAGTATTGTCAGCAAGGAGGGCCACGAGGTCATACTGGCGGCCAATGGTGAAGAGGCCATTCGTCTGTTTTGGGAGCACCGACCCGATCTCATCCTACTCGATGTTATTATGCCGATCATGGACGGTCTATCCGTCGCCAAAGAGCTGCGCAGCCGGCTCGCAGAAGACTATGTTCCCATTGTATTTTTGACCTCTCTGCAAGACCCGGAGTCACTGGCTAAATGCCTAGACTCTGGCGGAGACGACTTCCTCTCCAAACCCTATAATAGGGTGATTTTAAAAGCCAAGATCAAGGCCTTTGGCCGTATGCGTCTTATGCACGAGAAACTGCAGGCGCACAATCGTCAGATGTTGATCGAACAACAGGTGGCGAAAACCATTTTCGATAATGTGGCCCATTCCGGTTGTCTTGATCTGGCCAATATCTCCCACAGCCTGTCGCCCTTATCGGTCTTTAACGGCGATACGGTATTGGCCGAGCGCAAACCAGACGGTGGTCTGCACCTGTTTTTGGGTGATTTTACCGGTCACGGTCTGCCTGCGGCCATTGGTGCGATGCCGCTGGCGGAGATTTTCTATGGTATGACCGCCAAGGGTTTTGCCATGGAAGAGGTGTTGCGGGAAATAAACAGTAAGTTACGCGGGATCTTACCGGTCGGTGTATTTTGCTGTGGGTGCTTTGTCGAACTCAATTTTTACGAAAAGCATGCCAAGATATGGTTGGGTGGTTTGCCCGATATAGTGTGTTTCCGCGCTGAAAGCCAAACAATCGAAACCTTTAGAGCCAGCAATTTGCCCTTGGGTGTGCTCGACGCGCATCAATTTCAGCCTGAATTTATCAATTTAACCATGGCCGATAATGATGAACTTTTTATCTGGTCCGATGGCATTATTGAAGCGCGCAATGAGGCCGGGGAGTTCTTTGGCGAAGACCGTCTGCAGGCGATATTTAAACAGTCTGCCGTCAACACCCTGTTCAGCTCGATCCTGACGGCGGTCGAGCGGTTTGTTGGTGAAACGGGCGCAGATGACGATCTGACGCTGCTCAGCGTTAAGATGGTCGATATGGATGTACTTGGCCTGCCTGATCTGGAAAATAAACGGGGCTCGCTGGTGGGGCCCCAGGATTGGGAACTGTCCTATACCTTGGGGCCTTTAACACTGCGCGGCTTCAATCCCCTGCCCTTGGTGTTAAATATCATAACCGAAGTCGAGGGCTTGCGCGGTTTGAGTGGTCAACTCTACACCCTGTTGGCCGAACTCTATTCTAATGCTCTTGAACACGGTGTCTTATCACTGTCCTCTGCGCTTAAATCATCGACAGATGGCTTCAGCGCCTATTATGCCGAACGCGAGCGACGCTTGTCGGTACTCACCGAAGGCAAAATCATCATTAGCGTCAGCCATTATCCTGAAGCGACCGGCGGTGTGCTTGAAGTGACTATTAGCGATAGCGGGCAGGGCTTTGATCACCAGCTGTTTTTGGCCCGCGACGTTCCTGACGACGGTTGCAGTGGTCGTGGCTTGCGTTTGATCGATGGCATCTGTGAAGATTTTTATTACAACCCAACGGGCAACGCAGTCACCGCGTTACTGCGTTGGCCTTCGAGCCGGTAG
- a CDS encoding Hpt domain-containing protein, whose protein sequence is MSSARLDRQVLTELQSLLEDDFSDLIAIFIRDAQHRLEQLRAAITAQDLSTARMSAHSLKGSSGNMGCVEFNQLSDQLENYAKAGQLERCEALMPVLVQEAEWVFGELNGLLINP, encoded by the coding sequence ATGTCAAGCGCGCGCCTGGATAGGCAAGTCTTAACAGAATTACAGAGTCTATTGGAAGACGACTTTTCAGACCTGATCGCGATCTTTATTCGGGATGCCCAGCACCGACTCGAGCAGTTGAGGGCGGCCATCACAGCACAGGACCTTAGCACTGCGCGGATGTCGGCGCACAGTCTAAAGGGATCGAGCGGCAATATGGGCTGCGTCGAATTTAACCAACTCAGTGATCAGCTGGAAAACTACGCCAAAGCCGGTCAGCTGGAGCGCTGCGAGGCCCTTATGCCGGTCTTGGTGCAGGAGGCTGAATGGGTTTTTGGCGAGTTGAATGGCCTGCTGATAAACCCATGA
- a CDS encoding flagellar hook-length control protein FliK, whose protein sequence is MLSYLMQAIEVKNQNTPATARNVAAKRLEDHERADERRFDQLLSKTESVARVADRQTKLAADDAQLREDSGEDLPQSDLSDPVEEMDSEGFLNYLMANAGLLAPSSSEAARAGPPSPSLTPSSSPSAETTDVQAGSTEGDDANLLGADTKPNTPAVTVANAQRVNTMALSAATDSPAAPVLRPLSGLGSINEPSARPALAATPNPLAAKTDELLNRPMKLDYAGSELFDKIQMMTRGGLQQAVIRLDPPELGALEVRILVQQDQTQVQIVSSSSVVRDLLEQQSTRLRESLAEQGMALANLDVQDSSSQGQGGATRDGGSGVNNAPAEPGFDGVSEPAAEVIQNLSLVDQYV, encoded by the coding sequence ATGCTGTCTTATCTGATGCAGGCCATCGAAGTAAAGAACCAAAACACCCCGGCTACAGCGCGAAACGTCGCCGCCAAACGCTTAGAAGATCACGAGCGGGCTGATGAGCGGCGTTTCGATCAGTTGCTCAGCAAGACCGAATCGGTGGCTCGGGTTGCCGATCGACAGACAAAATTGGCCGCTGACGATGCACAGCTGCGGGAGGATAGCGGTGAGGATTTGCCGCAATCTGACTTGTCCGATCCGGTAGAAGAGATGGACAGTGAAGGATTCTTGAACTATCTGATGGCAAATGCTGGTCTGCTGGCGCCTTCCAGTTCAGAAGCCGCGCGCGCCGGACCACCATCACCATCGCTAACGCCATCGTCTTCGCCGTCTGCAGAAACCACGGATGTGCAGGCAGGTTCGACAGAAGGCGATGATGCCAACCTACTGGGCGCCGATACTAAACCCAATACGCCGGCGGTGACGGTCGCCAACGCGCAACGGGTCAACACCATGGCGCTGAGCGCCGCAACCGACAGCCCAGCGGCGCCGGTATTAAGGCCTTTATCAGGCCTCGGCTCGATCAATGAGCCGTCGGCTCGACCCGCGTTGGCCGCCACTCCTAATCCTCTGGCCGCCAAAACAGATGAACTCCTCAATCGTCCCATGAAGCTCGATTATGCCGGCAGTGAACTGTTTGACAAGATTCAAATGATGACCCGAGGCGGCTTGCAACAGGCGGTGATCCGTCTCGATCCGCCAGAGCTGGGTGCTTTAGAAGTGCGCATACTGGTGCAGCAGGATCAAACTCAGGTCCAAATAGTGTCCAGTTCAAGTGTGGTACGCGACCTGTTGGAGCAACAGTCTACTCGACTGCGAGAATCCTTGGCGGAACAAGGTATGGCGCTGGCTAATTTGGATGTACAGGACTCATCTAGCCAGGGGCAGGGGGGCGCGACGCGCGACGGTGGCTCTGGTGTCAATAATGCTCCGGCCGAGCCTGGTTTCGATGGCGTGAGCGAACCGGCCGCCGAGGTTATCCAGAACCTCAGCCTGGTCGATCAATACGTCTAA
- a CDS encoding flagellar basal body-associated FliL family protein encodes MADEDIPVPEGEAKGGGKLKLILMIVFGVLLIAILSVGGTWFLLKDKMSAAEPLATAANGMAIPAQMPIAALYHAMQPAFVINYTQNGKMRFLQVELSVLTRDPAVIALLALHNPLIRNNLLDVFSRQDVAQVGSAAGKQKLADELTASVQDIMKAEMDDPGIESVLYRSFILQ; translated from the coding sequence ATGGCCGATGAAGATATCCCAGTCCCTGAGGGCGAGGCGAAGGGCGGAGGCAAACTCAAGCTGATATTGATGATCGTATTCGGTGTTTTGCTTATTGCCATCCTGTCTGTTGGGGGTACCTGGTTCCTGTTGAAGGACAAGATGTCTGCCGCCGAGCCCTTGGCAACGGCAGCAAATGGCATGGCCATTCCGGCGCAGATGCCGATCGCAGCTTTATATCATGCGATGCAGCCTGCCTTTGTGATCAATTATACCCAAAACGGCAAAATGCGGTTTTTACAGGTAGAGTTGTCCGTATTAACCCGAGATCCGGCCGTTATTGCGTTGCTCGCGCTGCACAATCCATTGATCCGGAATAACTTATTGGATGTATTCAGTCGCCAAGACGTCGCGCAAGTAGGCAGTGCTGCGGGCAAACAAAAATTGGCCGATGAATTAACCGCCTCCGTTCAAGATATTATGAAGGCCGAAATGGACGATCCTGGTATTGAGTCCGTTTTATATCGCAGTTTTATTTTGCAATAG
- the fliM gene encoding flagellar motor switch protein FliM, which yields MQDLLSQDEIDALLHGIDDGALDDDYGAEDDAEAEQEQERAKEKEVKATSSYDLTSQDRIVRGRMPTLEMINERFARYTRVSMFNLLRRSCNVAAGGVQILKFGEYLHTLYVPTSLNLVKIRPLRGTALFILDAGLVFKLVDNFFGGDGRHAKIEGREFTPTEVRIVQKVLDQVFEDMKEAWSAVLDIDFEYIAMEINPSMANIVSPSEVVVVSTFHVELDGGGGDIHMTMPYSMIEPVREVLDAGVQSDIDEIDERWVESLRHDMLDAKIEINATVAKREIKLKELVGLQAGDIIPIDLPPFITMTANSIPLFDTTLGQSGDNLALRIEAICKPVTVDLGGMKSKLKSMRTKKKPEKAR from the coding sequence GTGCAAGATTTACTTTCGCAAGACGAAATTGACGCCTTATTACATGGCATCGATGATGGCGCTCTAGATGACGACTATGGCGCCGAAGATGACGCTGAAGCAGAGCAAGAGCAAGAGCGAGCAAAAGAAAAAGAAGTAAAGGCGACCAGCTCCTATGATTTGACCAGTCAGGATCGAATCGTGCGCGGCCGAATGCCGACGCTGGAAATGATTAACGAGCGGTTTGCTCGCTATACGCGTGTGAGTATGTTCAATCTATTGCGGCGCAGCTGCAATGTGGCCGCCGGTGGGGTGCAGATCCTCAAATTTGGCGAATACCTGCACACTCTATACGTTCCGACTAGCCTGAATTTAGTCAAGATACGGCCATTGCGCGGCACGGCGTTGTTTATCCTCGACGCCGGCCTGGTGTTTAAGTTGGTTGATAACTTCTTCGGCGGAGACGGGCGGCACGCAAAAATTGAAGGTCGGGAATTCACCCCTACCGAAGTCCGCATCGTGCAGAAGGTCTTAGATCAGGTCTTCGAAGACATGAAGGAAGCCTGGAGCGCGGTGCTGGACATCGATTTTGAATATATAGCGATGGAGATCAATCCGTCCATGGCTAATATCGTCTCACCCAGTGAGGTCGTGGTGGTCAGTACTTTTCATGTCGAGCTGGACGGTGGTGGTGGCGACATACACATGACCATGCCCTATTCGATGATTGAACCGGTGCGCGAAGTACTGGATGCCGGCGTTCAATCGGATATAGACGAGATCGACGAGCGCTGGGTTGAGTCCCTGCGACACGATATGCTCGATGCTAAAATAGAAATTAACGCTACGGTAGCCAAGCGCGAGATCAAATTGAAAGAGTTGGTAGGCCTCCAGGCCGGTGACATTATCCCGATCGATTTGCCACCCTTTATTACCATGACGGCCAATTCGATTCCCCTATTCGATACCACGTTGGGCCAGTCCGGTGACAATCTCGCGCTGCGGATTGAAGCCATCTGTAAACCGGTCACAGTCGATCTAGGGGGCATGAAAAGCAAGCTGAAGTCCATGCGTACCAAAAAGAAACCTGAAAAGGCCAGATAA
- the fliN gene encoding flagellar motor switch protein FliN, with protein sequence MSDDNPDGIDVDALIDGLSPETDDSADEWGAMGDSANGDVEVAPLEQFKDRAGKGFSENNPNLEVILDIPVTISMEVGATKIPIRNLLQLNQGSVIELDRLAGEPLDVLVNGRLIAHGEVVMVNEKFGIRLTDVVSQQERIQKLS encoded by the coding sequence ATGAGTGATGACAACCCAGATGGTATTGATGTTGATGCGCTAATTGATGGTCTTAGCCCGGAAACCGATGATTCCGCAGATGAATGGGGAGCCATGGGGGATTCGGCAAACGGCGATGTTGAAGTCGCGCCGCTTGAGCAATTCAAAGACAGGGCTGGAAAAGGCTTTAGTGAAAATAATCCTAATTTGGAAGTCATACTCGATATTCCAGTCACCATTTCGATGGAAGTGGGCGCGACCAAGATTCCGATTCGGAATCTGCTTCAGCTGAACCAGGGCAGTGTGATTGAATTGGATCGATTGGCGGGTGAGCCGTTGGATGTCCTGGTCAATGGCCGACTGATCGCGCACGGCGAGGTAGTCATGGTCAATGAAAAGTTCGGCATTCGCTTGACCGATGTGGTTAGCCAACAAGAGCGGATTCAAAAGCTGAGTTAA
- the fliO gene encoding flagellar biosynthetic protein FliO: MVGWGQKPLGLGLLGLGSVGRVYAEVGVSTASQDYLKVILMLILVVGLIFACAWLIRRMSGGVGLNQKHIQVLSVMPLGTREKLMIIRAASEYLLIGVTPNGIQTLHRFEEPIDLNGPAQTSPFADRLKGLLKGFDSEPMSQHKNSPNDGRKD, translated from the coding sequence ATGGTCGGTTGGGGTCAAAAGCCTTTAGGGCTGGGGTTGTTAGGCCTGGGGTCGGTCGGTCGGGTGTATGCCGAAGTGGGCGTTTCAACGGCCAGCCAAGACTATCTTAAAGTAATTTTAATGCTGATCTTAGTAGTTGGCCTTATCTTTGCGTGTGCATGGTTAATACGACGGATGTCTGGCGGTGTTGGTCTGAACCAGAAGCACATTCAAGTGTTATCGGTAATGCCCTTGGGTACGCGCGAAAAATTGATGATAATTCGAGCAGCATCGGAATATTTATTGATCGGTGTGACGCCTAATGGGATTCAAACGCTACATCGTTTTGAAGAACCGATAGACTTGAACGGCCCTGCTCAAACCAGCCCGTTTGCCGACCGACTTAAAGGTCTGTTAAAGGGTTTCGATAGTGAACCAATGTCTCAACACAAAAATTCACCCAACGACGGGCGCAAAGACTGA
- the fliP gene encoding flagellar type III secretion system pore protein FliP (The bacterial flagellar biogenesis protein FliP forms a type III secretion system (T3SS)-type pore required for flagellar assembly.) — MALARASKVPFAFILLCCLTPAVYGAGIPAIEFNTAADGGTSYSVTIQILALMTALTFIPAILMMMTAFTRIIVVFAILRQAIGLQQTPSNQMLIGLALFLTFFVMAPVFDQINVDAIQPYMAEEILPLEALDRAVAPLKTFMLEQTRDSDMTLFIRLAGEVDNFDTPEDVPLNILMPAFVTSELKTAFQIGFLLFIPFLIIDLVIASILMAMGMMMLSPIIISLPFKIMLFVLVDGWAMVMGSVASSFNM, encoded by the coding sequence GTGGCGTTAGCCCGTGCAAGTAAGGTTCCCTTCGCGTTCATACTGCTCTGTTGCTTAACTCCTGCAGTCTATGGTGCCGGCATTCCGGCGATTGAGTTCAATACCGCCGCCGATGGCGGTACCAGCTATTCAGTGACCATCCAAATTCTCGCCCTGATGACGGCCCTGACCTTCATTCCGGCGATTCTCATGATGATGACAGCCTTTACGCGCATTATCGTTGTCTTCGCCATCCTTCGCCAAGCCATCGGTCTGCAACAAACACCGTCCAACCAGATGCTGATTGGTTTGGCCCTGTTCCTAACCTTTTTTGTTATGGCACCGGTCTTTGACCAGATCAATGTCGATGCCATCCAGCCTTATATGGCCGAAGAAATTCTCCCGTTAGAGGCCCTAGATCGGGCCGTCGCGCCGTTAAAGACCTTTATGTTGGAGCAGACTCGTGACAGCGATATGACGTTGTTTATTCGCTTGGCCGGGGAGGTGGATAATTTTGACACGCCCGAAGACGTGCCGCTTAATATTTTGATGCCAGCCTTCGTGACCAGCGAATTGAAGACCGCTTTTCAGATCGGGTTTTTGCTCTTTATACCCTTCCTGATCATCGATTTGGTTATTGCCTCCATTCTGATGGCCATGGGTATGATGATGCTGTCGCCCATTATTATCTCCTTGCCGTTCAAAATCATGCTGTTTGTCCTAGTCGACGGTTGGGCCATGGTTATGGGTTCGGTCGCGTCCAGCTTTAATATGTAG
- a CDS encoding flagellar biosynthetic protein FliQ, protein MNAMNIGDIFSEALFIVVLMVSVIIVPSLLVGLIVATFQAATQINEQTLSFLPRLLVTLLMMLVSGPYLIGKLVDYVNNIFLNIPLMIG, encoded by the coding sequence ATGAATGCGATGAATATCGGTGATATTTTCTCAGAAGCGCTCTTTATAGTGGTACTGATGGTCAGTGTGATTATCGTTCCCAGCTTGTTGGTCGGTTTGATCGTGGCCACCTTTCAGGCGGCGACCCAAATTAATGAGCAAACCCTAAGTTTTTTACCGCGCTTGCTGGTGACATTGTTGATGATGCTGGTCTCAGGACCCTATTTGATCGGTAAACTTGTGGATTACGTCAATAATATATTTCTCAACATCCCCCTGATGATAGGTTAG
- the fliR gene encoding flagellar biosynthetic protein FliR, with protein sequence MLEISDAMIASWVSHFMWPFFRISSFLVIVPVIGSRLIPVRLRLGLALVMTTAIYPVLPPMPIIEALNTQTIVIILEQVLIGTTLGFLVFGIMQVFILAGQTISMQMGLGFASMVDPANGVSVAVLSQWYQALVTLVYLAINGHLITLEVVVDSFYSLPVGEGLFTAHAWKTLADFGAWVFRASLMLALPAASALLLVNIAFGVMTRAAPQLNVFALGFPITMLGGLIIVWASYAAASPLVEQFLTIHVTLMRTLVGL encoded by the coding sequence ATGCTGGAAATTTCCGATGCCATGATCGCCAGTTGGGTCAGTCACTTTATGTGGCCGTTTTTCCGCATCAGTTCTTTTCTCGTCATCGTTCCGGTGATTGGTTCACGGCTCATCCCGGTGCGTTTGCGCTTGGGTCTGGCGCTGGTGATGACCACCGCGATCTATCCCGTGCTGCCGCCGATGCCCATTATTGAAGCGCTTAACACTCAAACAATCGTCATAATTCTCGAACAGGTGCTTATCGGCACAACCCTAGGGTTTCTGGTCTTCGGTATCATGCAGGTGTTTATCCTCGCCGGCCAAACCATTTCCATGCAGATGGGCTTGGGTTTTGCGTCGATGGTCGACCCCGCCAATGGGGTGTCGGTCGCGGTCTTGAGTCAGTGGTATCAGGCCTTGGTGACGCTGGTCTATCTGGCCATTAACGGTCATCTGATTACGCTTGAGGTGGTCGTGGACTCCTTCTACTCATTGCCCGTCGGCGAAGGTCTGTTTACCGCACACGCATGGAAAACCTTGGCCGATTTCGGCGCTTGGGTCTTTCGCGCCAGCTTGATGTTAGCCTTGCCGGCGGCCTCAGCCTTGCTCTTGGTAAACATTGCCTTCGGTGTGATGACGCGTGCGGCACCGCAGTTGAACGTATTTGCACTCGGTTTTCCAATTACCATGCTCGGCGGTCTGATCATTGTTTGGGCCAGCTACGCCGCAGCCAGCCCGTTGGTCGAACAGTTTCTAACCATCCATGTCACGTTAATGAGAACCTTAGTCGGTTTATAG
- the flhB gene encoding flagellar biosynthesis protein FlhB yields MAEEDSSQEKTEEPTSRKLEKTREEGNVVRSKELNTSAILIVSAICILVFGPLMGNTLMEVMRFCFDFDARASWDTNISGEYFLASIYAAFTALLPFFALLLLTALAAPMSLGGWNFSTKALAPKASRMNPFSGLKRMFSMNSLVELLKGWGKVIVVATSAILVLFGLKDQFLSMIFEPTPNAIAHASRTLAWSFLLMACSTLIIALIDVPFQIFSHAKKLRMTMQEIKDEYKSSEGKPEIKAKIRQLQRDMANRRMMSDVPEADVIITNPTHYAVALKYKPNEMPAPLMVAKGVDMVALKIREIGGEYKVPILELPALSRSIYHHTEIGGEIPEGLYIAVAQVLAYIYQVEQWKKGNVQEKPQEPSYPIPNDLRQDT; encoded by the coding sequence ATGGCTGAGGAAGATTCCTCCCAGGAAAAAACAGAAGAACCCACGTCCAGGAAACTCGAGAAAACGCGCGAGGAGGGCAACGTCGTGCGCTCGAAAGAGCTCAACACCAGCGCTATCTTGATCGTGTCGGCAATCTGTATTCTGGTATTTGGTCCGTTGATGGGCAACACCCTAATGGAAGTGATGCGCTTCTGTTTTGATTTCGATGCCCGTGCCAGTTGGGACACCAATATCAGCGGTGAATATTTCTTGGCCTCTATCTATGCCGCCTTTACCGCGCTGTTACCTTTCTTTGCTCTGCTGCTGTTAACCGCGCTGGCTGCGCCGATGAGCCTGGGTGGCTGGAACTTTTCGACCAAGGCCTTAGCCCCGAAAGCATCGCGTATGAATCCCTTCTCGGGGCTCAAACGGATGTTTTCAATGAATTCCTTAGTTGAACTGCTCAAAGGCTGGGGTAAGGTCATCGTTGTCGCCACATCCGCCATCCTGGTGTTATTCGGCCTGAAGGATCAGTTTCTATCGATGATTTTTGAACCGACCCCAAACGCCATTGCTCACGCCAGTAGAACCCTGGCCTGGTCCTTTCTATTGATGGCCTGTAGCACGTTGATAATTGCCCTTATTGACGTGCCGTTTCAGATTTTCAGTCATGCCAAAAAACTGCGCATGACCATGCAAGAAATTAAGGACGAATATAAGAGCTCTGAGGGTAAGCCGGAAATTAAGGCCAAAATTCGTCAGTTGCAGCGCGATATGGCCAATCGACGCATGATGAGCGATGTGCCCGAGGCCGATGTGATCATCACCAACCCAACGCACTATGCTGTAGCGCTAAAATATAAGCCGAACGAGATGCCGGCTCCGCTGATGGTCGCCAAGGGGGTTGATATGGTGGCACTGAAGATTCGTGAAATTGGCGGAGAGTATAAGGTGCCAATTCTGGAGCTGCCGGCCTTGTCGCGATCTATTTATCACCACACCGAGATTGGTGGCGAAATCCCCGAAGGGCTCTATATTGCCGTGGCCCAGGTCTTGGCTTATATCTATCAGGTGGAGCAATGGAAAAAAGGCAACGTGCAGGAAAAACCACAAGAACCGTCGTATCCCATTCCAAACGATTTACGCCAAGATACCTAA
- a CDS encoding heparan-alpha-glucosaminide N-acetyltransferase, with protein sequence MSDVNSGAVHTGQRIPLVDELRGLAVLLMAGFHFCYDLSAFGFLRFEMNGGFFSWFRYLIVTLFFIAVGAGLYLGHSKAIQWRHFYLREVKIIAGALVISLTTYLMYPQSWVWFGVLHFIAVASVLALPFIKAPRTALITGVAIFLLYNLLDWFNLAPLYQALQPTLHLPRGTQDLTRLIPWLGMVLIGIYLAKREFWGVYSMPLGWLRRPVAWLGQHSLLFYLLHQAPLFGLAWLLDRLLH encoded by the coding sequence ATGTCTGATGTGAACTCCGGTGCAGTTCACACTGGCCAACGCATCCCGTTAGTCGATGAGCTCAGGGGGCTGGCCGTTCTGTTGATGGCCGGTTTCCATTTTTGCTATGACCTAAGCGCTTTTGGCTTCCTTCGGTTCGAAATGAACGGCGGATTTTTCAGTTGGTTTCGCTACCTCATCGTCACACTCTTCTTTATCGCGGTCGGCGCCGGCCTGTATCTGGGCCACAGCAAAGCGATCCAATGGCGCCATTTCTATCTGCGTGAAGTAAAAATTATCGCTGGCGCTCTGGTGATTAGCCTAACCACCTACCTGATGTACCCGCAGTCCTGGGTTTGGTTTGGCGTGCTGCATTTTATTGCCGTGGCATCGGTCTTGGCCCTGCCCTTTATCAAAGCCCCTAGGACGGCCTTGATTACTGGGGTGGCAATCTTCCTGCTCTACAATCTGCTGGACTGGTTTAACCTGGCACCGCTCTACCAAGCACTCCAACCGACCCTGCATCTGCCGCGCGGCACTCAAGATCTGACGCGTCTGATTCCCTGGCTCGGCATGGTGTTGATCGGCATATATCTGGCCAAGCGCGAGTTTTGGGGCGTCTATTCGATGCCGTTGGGTTGGCTCAGGCGGCCCGTTGCTTGGTTGGGCCAACACAGCTTGCTGTTTTATCTGCTCCATCAGGCGCCGTTGTTCGGTCTGGCTTGGCTGCTGGATCGGCTATTGCATTAA